Proteins encoded in a region of the Gallalistipes aquisgranensis genome:
- a CDS encoding glycosyltransferase family 4 protein, which translates to MRVLMFGWEFPPHIAGGLGTACYGLTRGLAKQGVEVTFVMPHAYGDEDQRFVKVVNASDVEAMYGDGRNDDIWEKMTFIHINSNMVPYISPEEFESRSEEFRKTGTVKRDGDVWKERYTFSGKYGSNLMEEVARYAMVAAEVTRQMEGRFDVIHAHDWLTYYAGIAAKRVSGKPLVVHMHATEFDRSGEHVNQSVYNIERAGMQAADRVIAVSNLTRNIVIEKYGIPAEKVVTVHNAVRFAGTPSADVERGVKDKIVTFLGRITYQKGPDYFVEAAAKVLKRLPNVRFVMAGSGDMMHHVIRRVAKLGIADRFHFTGFLKGDDVQKMFALSDVYVMPSVSEPFGISPLEAMKSNVPVIISKQSGVAEVLDYAVKVDYWDVDAMADAIYALVQYPALARMFAQKGLEEVTGLKWDNAAAEVKKVYESVL; encoded by the coding sequence ATGAGAGTATTGATGTTCGGATGGGAGTTTCCCCCGCATATCGCGGGGGGTCTCGGGACGGCATGCTACGGACTGACCCGCGGGCTGGCCAAACAGGGTGTGGAAGTCACGTTCGTCATGCCCCATGCCTACGGGGACGAGGACCAGCGTTTCGTGAAGGTAGTCAATGCCTCCGACGTGGAGGCGATGTACGGGGACGGCCGCAACGACGATATCTGGGAGAAGATGACTTTTATCCACATCAACTCGAACATGGTGCCCTACATCTCGCCCGAGGAGTTCGAGTCCCGGAGCGAGGAGTTCCGCAAGACGGGAACCGTGAAACGGGACGGGGACGTATGGAAGGAGCGCTACACCTTTTCCGGCAAGTACGGCTCCAACCTGATGGAGGAGGTGGCCCGCTACGCCATGGTGGCCGCCGAGGTCACCCGGCAGATGGAGGGCCGGTTCGACGTGATCCACGCCCACGACTGGCTCACCTACTATGCCGGAATCGCAGCCAAACGGGTGTCGGGCAAACCGCTGGTGGTGCACATGCACGCCACGGAGTTCGACCGCAGCGGCGAACACGTGAACCAGAGCGTCTACAACATCGAGCGGGCCGGCATGCAGGCCGCCGACCGGGTGATCGCCGTGAGCAACCTCACGCGCAACATCGTGATCGAAAAATACGGCATCCCGGCCGAAAAGGTGGTGACGGTGCACAACGCCGTACGCTTCGCCGGCACGCCTTCGGCCGACGTGGAACGGGGCGTGAAGGACAAGATCGTCACGTTCCTGGGCCGCATCACCTACCAGAAAGGGCCCGACTATTTCGTGGAGGCGGCCGCCAAGGTGCTCAAAAGGCTGCCCAACGTACGGTTCGTCATGGCCGGCAGCGGCGACATGATGCACCACGTGATCCGCCGCGTGGCCAAGCTGGGCATCGCGGACCGGTTCCACTTCACGGGGTTCCTAAAGGGCGACGACGTGCAGAAGATGTTCGCGCTGAGCGACGTGTACGTCATGCCCTCCGTCTCGGAGCCGTTCGGCATCTCGCCGCTGGAGGCGATGAAGTCGAACGTACCGGTCATCATCTCCAAACAGTCGGGCGTGGCCGAAGTGCTGGACTACGCCGTGAAGGTGGACTACTGGGACGTGGATGCCATGGCCGACGCCATCTATGCCCTGGTACAGTACCCCGCCCTCGCCCGGATGTTCGCCCAGAAGGGGCTGGAAGAGGTGACGGGACTCAAGTGGGACAACGCCGCCGCAGAAGTGAAAAAAGTGTACGAATCCGTCCTGTGA
- a CDS encoding RNA-binding S4 domain-containing protein, protein MSSVRLDKWLWAVRIYKTRSDAAEACRTNRVLVGGAYVKPSREVKCGEVVSVKKMPVTYTFRVLELVSSRQPAKNVPLYAQNITPQEELDKLNIPRETIFIARDRGTGRPTKKERREIDALMDDLSYLEDDE, encoded by the coding sequence ATGTCTTCGGTAAGGCTGGACAAATGGTTGTGGGCCGTGCGGATCTACAAGACCCGCAGCGATGCGGCCGAGGCGTGCCGGACCAACCGGGTGTTGGTCGGAGGGGCCTATGTGAAACCCTCGCGCGAGGTGAAGTGCGGGGAGGTGGTCTCCGTGAAGAAAATGCCGGTTACCTACACCTTCCGCGTGCTGGAACTGGTGTCGAGCCGGCAGCCGGCGAAGAATGTACCCCTGTATGCGCAGAATATCACCCCGCAGGAGGAGCTCGACAAGCTCAATATTCCCCGGGAGACGATCTTCATCGCCCGGGATCGCGGGACCGGGCGGCCCACCAAGAAGGAGCGCCGGGAGATCGACGCCCTGATGGACGATCTGAGTTATCTGGAGGACGACGAATAG
- a CDS encoding glycoside hydrolase family 57 protein has translation MKTVCFYFQVHQPLRLKKYRFFNMGKDHYYLDDIANRSILQKVASRCYLPMNRLLLRLIEENKGAFRVSFSLSGLVVEQFRAHAPEVLESFRALAQTGCVEFLGETYDHSLASLIDQEEFEAQVRAHSAMIEKEFGQRPVTFRNTELIYSDEIGARVAGMGFKAMLAEGAKHILGWKSPNYVYANSLNQKLRLLLRNYKLSDDIAFRFSDRGWDQWPLTVEKYVGWLTSPDMPGEVVNLFMDYETFGEHQWAETGIFDFMAALPKAALATGKLEFATAAETAARHQPVAVLSSPHAMSWADEERDVTAWVGNELQNDAFDTLYALRPKIKAIADPDFDYVWNFLQASDHFYYMATKWFSDGDVHSYFNPYDSAYEAFINYMNVLSDFKIEVDKRYAQLTEQKQERETCPVSA, from the coding sequence ATGAAGACCGTTTGTTTCTATTTTCAGGTGCACCAGCCTCTGAGGCTCAAAAAATACCGGTTCTTTAACATGGGTAAGGACCACTATTACCTGGACGACATAGCCAACCGGTCGATACTCCAGAAAGTGGCATCGCGCTGCTACCTGCCCATGAACCGGCTGCTGCTCCGCCTGATCGAGGAAAACAAAGGGGCTTTCAGGGTCAGCTTCTCGCTCTCGGGGCTGGTGGTCGAACAGTTCAGGGCCCACGCCCCCGAAGTGCTGGAGAGTTTCCGGGCATTGGCCCAGACGGGGTGCGTGGAGTTTCTCGGAGAGACCTACGACCATTCGCTGGCCTCGCTGATCGACCAGGAGGAGTTCGAGGCACAGGTCCGGGCCCATTCGGCCATGATCGAAAAGGAGTTCGGACAGCGGCCCGTCACATTCCGCAACACGGAGCTGATCTACTCCGACGAGATCGGGGCCCGCGTGGCCGGCATGGGATTCAAGGCGATGCTGGCCGAGGGCGCCAAGCACATCCTGGGCTGGAAAAGCCCCAACTACGTCTATGCCAACAGCCTGAACCAGAAACTGCGGCTCCTGCTGCGCAACTACAAGCTGAGCGACGACATCGCCTTCCGCTTCTCCGACCGCGGATGGGACCAGTGGCCGCTGACGGTGGAAAAATACGTGGGCTGGCTCACCTCTCCCGACATGCCCGGCGAAGTGGTCAACCTGTTCATGGACTACGAAACTTTCGGAGAGCATCAATGGGCCGAAACGGGCATCTTCGACTTCATGGCGGCCCTGCCCAAAGCGGCGCTGGCTACGGGAAAACTTGAGTTCGCCACGGCGGCAGAAACTGCGGCCAGACACCAGCCGGTGGCGGTGCTCTCCTCCCCGCACGCTATGTCGTGGGCCGACGAGGAGCGGGACGTAACGGCCTGGGTGGGCAACGAACTCCAGAACGACGCGTTCGACACCCTCTACGCCCTGCGTCCGAAAATCAAGGCGATCGCCGACCCTGACTTCGACTACGTGTGGAATTTCCTCCAGGCCTCCGACCACTTCTATTACATGGCGACCAAGTGGTTCTCGGACGGCGACGTACACAGCTATTTCAACCCTTACGACTCTGCCTACGAGGCATTCATCAACTATATGAACGTACTGAGCGACTTCAAGATCGAAGTGGACAAACGCTACGCGCAACTGACGGAGCAGAAACAGGAGCGGGAAACCTGTCCGGTTTCCGCCTGA
- the glgP gene encoding alpha-glucan family phosphorylase, whose protein sequence is MTACNGTKEKPDYLFEVSWEVCNKVGGIHTVVATKALTMSQTLGDRYILIGPDIHREGTNPEFEEDPSLLKNWKQMVYNDGLRVKVGRWKVKGNPLVVLVDFSSFIPQKDEILKFLWETYRVDSISGQWDYIEPVLFGYAAAKVIESYVETFCASTDKVAAHFHEWMTSSGGLYLRKFSPYIATVFTTHATVMGRSLAGNGLPLYGNLTRFNADEYARQFNVVAKHSLEKTAANYYDAFLTVSDITARECKYLLGREVHLVTPNGFEDDFVWEAPVLEQKRKEAREAMIRVAEACLDCKFEREPLIVGTSGRYEFKNKGLDVFMDSLKKLAENDGLERDVLAYITVPAGNEGPRKDLRAHLDDPSNPIDRNQNPHTTHYLSAPDWDPILNAMKDSRLLDPACRVKVIFVPTYLDEHDGIFDRHYYELLAGMDVTVFASYYEPWGYTPLESVAFGVPTVTTSLAGFGLWVDRHDKEHKGVEVIRRTDTNDSEVVEAIAASLRRFAGMSAEEYAGYRESAAAIARTALWENLIEFYCQAYELALQNAVARTNRVAYEGGGNYTEQINFVRQQLVSNTPTWTRLMVEKSLPARLHPLEILSHNLWWSWTLGAHELFEYIDNDLWHDCDRNPIDFLDRLDYKRLKELEKDAEFLAKMDAVYAEFQDYMKEKAEAGGPKIAYFSMEYGLNNTLKIYSGGLGILAGDYLKEASDKNVPMVAVGLLYRYGYFTQRLSAQGAQEASYEAQNFYKLPISPARDAEGNWCSIHIAFPGRTITARIWKCEVGRTDLYLLDTDHDLNLDEDRQITHYLYGGDWENRLKQEILLGIGGIRALNELGIHQDVYHCNEGHAAFMGIERINNLIGKHKLSFSEALEVVRSSSLFTTHTPVPAGHDAFPESMIRQYMSHYPDRLGVTWEQFINLGKTKPNDPNEKFSMSFLACNLCQEVNGVSWLHGEVSKEILGGMWPGYFKDELHIGYVTNGVHFPTWTAPNLRRLYARYFPEGFRRHDYDIAAWQKVHEIRDEELWSERMVLKDKLIQHIRKRMADPSQAVFTSPGQMVRSIEAFKPDVLTIGFARRFATYKRANLLFTNLDRLDAIVNNPERPVQFVFAGKAHPNDKPGQDLIKRVVEVAAMPRFAGKIIFLQNYDMELARRMVQGVDVWLNTPTRPLEASGTSGEKAVMNGVLQFSVLDGWWVEGYRKGAGWMLPMERTFTDQNFQNDLDAEIIYTTIEEEIAPMYYKRDEQNIPYEWMRAVKSCIADIAANFTTNRMLRDYEERFYGKLCERHRTMVAADFTLAREIAAWKRRVSNSWDKVNILTVKQLDMGKEAIKLGNPYHIEVTVDVDGLRPQDIGVELIVASQIDEGKVKIVDTKQLELIGSEGSHATYAVDSVPDRSGTFDMALRVYPKNDKLPHRMDFALVKWA, encoded by the coding sequence ATGACCGCATGTAACGGAACCAAAGAGAAGCCCGACTACCTGTTCGAGGTGAGTTGGGAAGTATGCAACAAGGTGGGCGGCATCCACACCGTCGTCGCGACCAAAGCGCTGACCATGTCCCAGACCCTGGGCGACCGCTATATCCTGATCGGACCCGACATCCACCGGGAAGGGACCAATCCCGAATTCGAAGAGGACCCGAGCCTGCTCAAGAACTGGAAACAAATGGTCTATAACGACGGTCTCCGCGTCAAGGTGGGCCGCTGGAAAGTAAAGGGCAACCCGCTCGTGGTGCTGGTGGACTTCAGTTCGTTCATCCCCCAGAAGGACGAAATCCTGAAATTCCTCTGGGAGACCTACCGCGTGGATTCGATTAGCGGACAGTGGGACTACATCGAACCGGTCCTCTTCGGCTACGCGGCCGCCAAGGTGATCGAGAGCTACGTGGAAACCTTCTGCGCCTCGACCGACAAGGTGGCGGCCCACTTCCACGAGTGGATGACCAGCAGCGGCGGACTCTACCTGCGCAAGTTCTCGCCCTATATCGCCACGGTCTTCACCACCCACGCCACGGTGATGGGCCGTTCGCTGGCCGGCAACGGCCTGCCCCTGTACGGCAACCTGACCCGTTTCAACGCCGACGAGTACGCCCGCCAGTTCAACGTGGTGGCCAAGCACTCCCTCGAAAAGACGGCGGCCAACTACTACGACGCCTTTCTCACGGTGAGCGATATCACGGCCCGCGAATGCAAATACCTGCTCGGACGCGAGGTGCATCTGGTGACGCCGAACGGTTTCGAGGACGACTTCGTATGGGAGGCCCCCGTACTGGAACAGAAACGGAAAGAGGCCCGCGAGGCGATGATCCGCGTGGCGGAAGCCTGCCTGGACTGCAAGTTCGAACGGGAACCGCTGATCGTGGGCACCAGCGGCCGCTATGAATTCAAGAACAAAGGGCTCGACGTCTTCATGGATTCGCTCAAGAAACTGGCCGAAAACGACGGACTGGAGCGCGACGTGCTGGCCTACATCACCGTACCGGCCGGCAACGAGGGTCCCCGCAAGGACCTGAGGGCCCATCTGGACGACCCGTCCAACCCGATCGACCGCAACCAAAATCCGCACACGACCCACTATCTGTCGGCTCCGGATTGGGACCCGATCCTCAACGCGATGAAGGACAGCCGGCTGCTCGACCCCGCCTGCCGGGTGAAGGTGATCTTCGTTCCCACCTACCTCGACGAGCACGACGGCATCTTCGACAGGCACTACTACGAGCTGCTGGCCGGCATGGACGTCACGGTCTTCGCCTCCTACTACGAACCGTGGGGCTACACCCCGCTGGAGAGCGTGGCTTTCGGCGTGCCGACCGTCACCACGTCGCTGGCCGGATTCGGCCTGTGGGTGGACCGCCACGACAAGGAGCACAAAGGCGTGGAGGTGATCCGCCGCACGGACACGAACGACTCCGAGGTGGTGGAGGCCATCGCCGCCTCGCTGCGCCGTTTCGCCGGCATGAGCGCCGAAGAGTACGCCGGGTACCGCGAATCGGCCGCGGCCATCGCCAGGACGGCCCTGTGGGAGAACCTGATCGAATTCTACTGCCAAGCCTACGAACTCGCCCTGCAGAATGCCGTGGCCCGCACCAATCGCGTGGCCTACGAGGGGGGCGGCAACTATACCGAACAGATCAATTTCGTGCGCCAGCAGTTGGTGAGCAATACGCCCACCTGGACGCGTCTGATGGTGGAAAAGAGCCTGCCGGCCCGTCTTCACCCGCTGGAAATCCTGTCGCACAACCTCTGGTGGTCATGGACGCTGGGAGCCCACGAACTGTTCGAGTACATCGACAACGACCTGTGGCACGACTGCGACCGCAATCCGATCGACTTCCTCGACCGGCTCGACTACAAGCGGCTCAAAGAGCTCGAAAAGGACGCGGAGTTTCTCGCCAAGATGGACGCCGTCTACGCCGAATTCCAGGACTACATGAAGGAGAAGGCGGAGGCCGGCGGGCCGAAGATCGCCTACTTCAGCATGGAATACGGCCTGAACAACACCCTTAAAATCTATTCGGGCGGCCTCGGCATCCTGGCCGGCGACTATCTCAAGGAAGCCAGCGACAAGAACGTGCCGATGGTGGCCGTAGGACTGCTCTACCGCTACGGATACTTCACGCAGCGCCTCTCCGCACAAGGAGCCCAGGAGGCCAGCTACGAGGCGCAGAACTTCTACAAGCTGCCCATCTCACCCGCCCGCGACGCCGAAGGCAACTGGTGCAGCATCCACATCGCCTTCCCGGGACGGACGATCACGGCCCGCATCTGGAAATGCGAAGTGGGCCGCACGGACCTCTACCTGCTCGACACCGACCACGACCTGAACCTGGACGAAGACCGCCAGATCACCCACTACCTCTACGGAGGCGACTGGGAGAACCGGCTCAAACAGGAGATCCTGCTCGGCATCGGAGGCATCCGGGCCCTCAACGAACTGGGCATCCACCAGGACGTCTACCACTGCAACGAAGGCCACGCGGCCTTCATGGGCATCGAACGGATCAACAACCTGATCGGCAAGCACAAGCTCTCGTTCAGCGAAGCGCTGGAGGTGGTGCGCTCCTCGTCGCTCTTCACCACGCACACGCCGGTTCCGGCCGGACACGACGCCTTCCCCGAGTCGATGATCCGCCAGTACATGTCGCACTACCCCGACCGGCTGGGCGTGACATGGGAACAGTTCATCAACCTCGGCAAGACCAAGCCCAACGATCCGAACGAGAAGTTCTCGATGAGCTTCCTGGCCTGCAACCTCTGCCAGGAGGTGAACGGCGTGAGCTGGCTGCACGGCGAGGTGAGCAAGGAGATCCTGGGCGGCATGTGGCCCGGCTACTTCAAGGACGAACTCCACATCGGCTACGTCACCAACGGCGTGCACTTCCCCACCTGGACGGCACCCAACCTCCGCAGGCTCTATGCCCGGTACTTCCCGGAAGGGTTCCGCCGGCACGACTACGACATCGCCGCCTGGCAGAAGGTGCACGAGATCCGGGACGAGGAGCTGTGGAGCGAACGCATGGTCCTCAAGGACAAACTCATCCAGCATATCCGCAAACGGATGGCCGACCCCTCGCAGGCGGTCTTCACTTCGCCGGGCCAGATGGTCCGCAGCATCGAGGCCTTCAAGCCCGACGTGCTGACCATCGGTTTCGCCCGCCGGTTCGCCACCTACAAACGGGCCAACCTTCTCTTCACGAACCTCGACCGGCTCGACGCCATCGTCAACAACCCGGAACGCCCCGTGCAGTTCGTCTTCGCGGGCAAGGCGCATCCGAACGACAAGCCGGGACAGGACCTCATCAAACGCGTGGTGGAGGTGGCGGCCATGCCCCGTTTCGCCGGCAAGATCATCTTCCTGCAGAACTACGACATGGAGCTGGCCCGCAGGATGGTGCAGGGCGTGGACGTATGGCTCAACACCCCGACCCGCCCGCTGGAGGCCTCGGGCACCAGCGGCGAGAAGGCCGTAATGAACGGCGTGCTGCAATTCAGCGTACTCGACGGCTGGTGGGTGGAAGGCTACCGGAAAGGGGCCGGCTGGATGCTGCCGATGGAGCGGACCTTCACCGACCAGAATTTCCAGAACGACCTGGACGCCGAAATCATCTACACCACCATCGAGGAGGAGATCGCCCCCATGTACTACAAACGGGACGAACAGAACATTCCCTACGAGTGGATGCGGGCCGTCAAGAGCTGCATCGCGGACATCGCGGCCAACTTCACGACCAACCGCATGCTGCGCGATTACGAGGAGCGTTTCTACGGCAAGCTCTGCGAGCGTCACCGGACGATGGTCGCCGCCGACTTCACGCTGGCCCGCGAAATCGCCGCCTGGAAACGAAGGGTCAGCAACTCGTGGGACAAGGTGAACATCCTCACCGTCAAACAGCTCGACATGGGCAAGGAGGCCATCAAACTGGGCAACCCCTACCATATCGAGGTGACGGTGGACGTGGACGGGCTCCGTCCGCAGGACATCGGCGTGGAACTGATCGTGGCCAGCCAGATCGACGAAGGCAAGGTGAAGATCGTGGACACCAAACAGCTCGAACTGATCGGCAGCGAAGGCAGCCACGCCACCTACGCCGTGGATTCGGTGCCCGACCGCAGCGGCACGTTCGACATGGCGCTGAGAGTCTACCCCAAGAACGACAAACTGCCCCACCGCATGGACTTCGCGCTGGTGAAATGGGCATAG
- the hemW gene encoding radical SAM family heme chaperone HemW, protein MAGLYIHIPFCKQLCHYCDFFSCISLAKTGPVLEALLREMELRRRFLPGDSLSTFYVGGGTPSVYAPQELGRLTARARELWDCTGLEESTVEVNPDDLSPACLDGLLRAGFDRLSIGIQSFVDRDLRLMNRRHTAEGAEKAVREAQRAGFGNISIDLIYGIPGMSDREWRDNLERALSLEVQHISAYHLTVEPRTVFGRRAAQGKFTPVDEETSQRQYLTLHRTLTAAGYEHYEISNFARPGRRSRHNSAYWTGEPYLGIGPSAHSYDGRRRSWSPPSLARYLGELEEGTLYEEETLTEEERYDELVMVSLRRAEGVDTAELERRFGARKLCYFEESAHRFVEAGILEHTGGRYRLRPEEYLVSDGVICELFWPGDGETHT, encoded by the coding sequence ATGGCCGGACTCTACATACATATCCCCTTCTGCAAACAGTTGTGCCACTACTGCGACTTCTTCTCCTGCATATCCCTTGCCAAAACCGGCCCCGTGCTGGAGGCCCTGCTCCGGGAGATGGAGCTGCGGCGGCGGTTTCTGCCCGGCGACAGCCTCTCCACGTTCTACGTCGGCGGAGGCACCCCTTCGGTCTACGCTCCGCAGGAACTCGGCCGGCTGACGGCCCGGGCCCGGGAACTGTGGGACTGCACCGGACTGGAGGAGTCCACCGTGGAGGTGAATCCGGACGACCTCTCGCCCGCCTGCCTCGACGGGCTGCTGCGGGCCGGGTTCGACCGGCTGAGTATCGGCATCCAGTCCTTCGTCGACCGCGACCTGCGGCTGATGAACCGCCGCCACACGGCCGAAGGAGCCGAAAAGGCGGTGCGGGAGGCGCAGCGGGCCGGATTCGGCAACATCTCGATCGACCTGATCTACGGTATCCCCGGCATGAGCGACCGGGAGTGGAGGGATAACCTGGAGCGGGCGCTCTCACTGGAGGTCCAACACATCTCGGCCTACCACCTGACCGTCGAACCCCGCACGGTCTTCGGCCGCCGGGCCGCACAGGGGAAATTCACACCCGTGGACGAAGAGACCAGCCAGCGGCAGTACCTCACGCTCCACCGCACGCTCACCGCCGCCGGATACGAACACTACGAAATCTCCAACTTCGCCCGGCCTGGCCGCCGTTCGCGCCACAACAGCGCCTACTGGACGGGCGAACCCTATCTGGGAATCGGTCCCTCGGCCCACTCCTACGACGGACGGCGCCGCAGCTGGAGCCCCCCTTCCCTCGCCCGCTACCTCGGGGAGCTGGAGGAGGGGACTCTCTACGAAGAGGAGACGCTCACCGAGGAGGAACGGTACGACGAACTGGTGATGGTCTCCCTGCGCCGGGCCGAGGGAGTGGACACCGCCGAACTGGAACGCCGGTTCGGGGCACGCAAATTGTGTTATTTCGAGGAGTCGGCCCACCGTTTCGTGGAGGCCGGCATACTGGAACACACGGGCGGCCGCTACCGTCTCCGGCCCGAGGAGTACCTCGTGTCGGACGGCGTGATCTGCGAACTGTTCTGGCCCGGAGACGGGGAGACGCATACATAA
- the pth gene encoding aminoacyl-tRNA hydrolase: protein MKYLIVGLGNIGAEYAETRHNIGFKVLDAFAEASNAVFGAGRYGAVCETKYKGRTFVLLKPSTYMNLSGKAVSYWMQAGKIEPENLLVVVDDIALPFGTLRLRARGSDGGHNGLKNIALMLGSENYARLRFGVGGDFPRGHQVDYVLGEWTDQERSGMPPRIETACEIIRSFGLQGVERTMNAYNKK, encoded by the coding sequence TTGAAATATCTGATTGTCGGGCTGGGCAATATCGGTGCCGAGTACGCCGAAACCCGCCACAACATAGGATTCAAAGTGTTGGACGCCTTTGCCGAGGCGTCCAATGCTGTTTTTGGCGCCGGGCGTTACGGAGCCGTGTGCGAGACGAAGTACAAGGGACGTACGTTCGTGTTGCTGAAACCCTCCACCTACATGAATCTGAGCGGCAAGGCGGTCAGCTACTGGATGCAGGCCGGGAAGATCGAGCCGGAAAACCTGCTGGTCGTGGTGGACGATATCGCGCTTCCGTTCGGGACGCTCCGTCTGCGGGCCAGGGGCAGCGACGGCGGGCATAACGGTCTGAAGAACATCGCCCTGATGCTCGGGAGCGAAAACTATGCCCGGCTCCGTTTCGGCGTTGGGGGCGACTTTCCCCGCGGACACCAGGTGGACTACGTGCTGGGAGAGTGGACCGACCAGGAGCGCAGCGGGATGCCTCCGCGGATCGAAACGGCCTGCGAGATCATCCGTTCGTTCGGTTTGCAGGGGGTGGAGCGCACGATGAACGCATACAATAAAAAATAG
- a CDS encoding amylo-alpha-1,6-glucosidase, giving the protein MSVLSFDKDSLGNLEYSLQREMLSTNRAGGYMSTTIVCCNTRKYHGLMVCPIGDGEQNYVLLSNLDETVIQHDQSFNLAIHRFPGIYEPRGHKYITDFAYTPTPTITYRVGGVVLRKEMLWIHRRTQLLIRYTLLDAHSPTRLRLRPFLAFRNMHELSHANMFADGRTYAAAGGVRCRLYEDFPWLYMQTNRDAEFVAAPDWYYNFEYAEEARRGYPFREDLLTPGYFEADIAKGESLIFSCSLEEVARDGIEKDFAEELGRRSDKIDFLSCVRHSARQFIARRGDRTEVVAGYPWFGRWGRDTFIALPGITLTQGNVQECMDVVDTMTREMKDGLFPNMGSAYNSVDAPLWFFWTLQQLEKHVGAETIWKKYGTKMKDVLAAYRRGIGGIIALHSNGLVWASAPGKALTWMDAVVDGVPVTGRDGYQVEINALWYNALCYTLHLAHKFRDKAFEKEWKGQPELTKASFIKTFWFPSEQYLADYVGTEGPNWFIRPNQIIACSLPYVMLDQEQILGVVNIVRQHLLTPKGLRTLSPRNPLYQGRYEGDQPARDRQYHQGTVWPWLLEHYVKTNFDLHGPAFVSTAEEMLEEFEACLNVYGIGSISEICDGDPPHAPKGAISQAWSVGSVLRIQEMIETYKKKKPHKKGLR; this is encoded by the coding sequence ATGTCTGTATTAAGCTTCGACAAGGACAGCCTCGGCAATCTGGAGTATTCGCTCCAGCGGGAGATGCTGAGCACCAACCGGGCGGGTGGCTACATGAGCACGACGATCGTCTGCTGCAACACCCGGAAGTACCACGGTCTGATGGTCTGCCCGATCGGCGACGGCGAGCAGAACTACGTGCTGCTCTCCAACCTGGACGAAACCGTCATCCAGCACGACCAGAGCTTCAACCTGGCAATCCACCGTTTTCCAGGCATCTACGAGCCCCGGGGCCACAAATACATCACCGACTTCGCCTACACCCCCACCCCCACGATCACCTATCGCGTGGGCGGCGTGGTGCTGCGCAAGGAGATGCTGTGGATACACCGGCGCACGCAGCTGTTGATCCGCTACACGCTGCTGGACGCCCACTCCCCCACACGGCTGCGGCTGCGTCCCTTCCTCGCCTTCCGGAACATGCACGAGCTGAGCCACGCCAACATGTTCGCCGACGGACGCACCTACGCCGCGGCGGGCGGCGTACGGTGCCGGCTGTACGAGGATTTCCCGTGGCTCTACATGCAGACGAACCGGGATGCCGAATTCGTGGCGGCACCCGACTGGTACTACAACTTCGAATACGCCGAGGAGGCGCGGCGGGGCTATCCTTTCCGCGAGGACCTGCTCACGCCGGGGTATTTCGAAGCGGACATCGCCAAAGGCGAGAGCCTCATCTTCTCCTGTTCGCTGGAGGAGGTCGCCCGGGACGGCATCGAAAAAGACTTCGCGGAGGAGCTGGGACGGCGCTCCGACAAGATAGACTTCCTCTCCTGCGTGCGCCATTCGGCCCGACAGTTCATCGCCCGCAGGGGCGACCGGACGGAAGTGGTGGCCGGCTACCCGTGGTTCGGACGCTGGGGCCGCGACACCTTCATCGCCCTGCCGGGCATCACCCTCACGCAGGGCAACGTGCAGGAGTGCATGGATGTCGTGGACACCATGACCCGCGAGATGAAGGACGGGCTCTTCCCCAACATGGGCAGCGCCTACAACTCGGTGGACGCCCCGCTGTGGTTCTTCTGGACGCTCCAGCAACTCGAAAAGCACGTGGGAGCCGAGACGATATGGAAAAAATACGGAACGAAGATGAAGGATGTCCTCGCGGCCTACCGCCGGGGCATCGGCGGCATCATCGCCCTGCACAGCAACGGGCTCGTATGGGCTTCCGCCCCGGGCAAGGCGCTCACCTGGATGGATGCCGTGGTGGACGGCGTGCCCGTGACGGGCAGGGACGGCTATCAGGTGGAGATCAACGCCCTGTGGTACAACGCCCTGTGCTATACGCTCCATCTGGCCCACAAGTTCAGGGACAAAGCGTTCGAAAAGGAGTGGAAAGGGCAGCCGGAACTGACGAAAGCCTCGTTCATCAAAACCTTCTGGTTCCCCTCCGAACAATATCTGGCCGACTATGTGGGTACGGAAGGTCCCAATTGGTTCATCCGCCCCAACCAGATCATCGCCTGCTCGCTGCCCTATGTCATGCTCGACCAGGAACAGATACTGGGCGTGGTGAACATCGTGCGGCAGCACCTGCTGACCCCGAAAGGGCTGCGGACGCTCTCGCCGCGCAACCCCCTCTACCAGGGGCGCTACGAAGGCGACCAGCCCGCACGCGACCGGCAGTACCACCAGGGAACGGTGTGGCCGTGGCTGCTGGAGCACTACGTCAAGACCAATTTCGACCTGCACGGTCCGGCGTTCGTCTCCACGGCCGAGGAGATGCTGGAGGAGTTCGAGGCCTGCCTCAACGTCTACGGCATCGGGTCGATCTCCGAAATCTGCGACGGCGATCCTCCCCATGCCCCCAAAGGGGCCATTTCGCAGGCCTGGAGCGTGGGCTCCGTGCTCCGCATCCAGGAGATGATCGAAACGTACAAAAAGAAAAAACCGCATAAAAAAGGACTGAGATGA